AACTCCACACGGCGGCTGCGCGCCTACGGGGTTCTCGGCACCGCCCGCTGGTACCTCGACAAGGGGCCGGGCCGCCACGGGGAGGACCCGCGCTGATGCTCGACACCCTCGCCCGCTCCCTGCGCGCCCACCCCGACAGGCCGGCGGTCCTGCGCGGCACCCGCACCGGAGGGGTGCGCACCGCCGCCACCCGCGGAGACCTGGCAGACCTCACCGACCGCTACGCCGCCGCCCTGCACGCACGGGGCATCACACGCGGCAGCACCGTCGGCGTCGCCGTCCGGCCCGGACCCCGCGCCCTGGCAGTGATGCTGGCCCTGTACCGCCTCGGAGCACGGGCCGCGGTGCTCGACCCCGGCGCGGGACCGGACGTGCTGCGCGCCCGGTTCGCCCTGGCGCGCCCCGACGCCGTCCTCGCCGACGCCACCGCCCAGGCCGTCGCGGGATGGGCCCGGCCGCTCGCCCGCCGGGCGCACCTGGCCCTGCCGGACCTGACGGAACTGGGCCCGGTCCTCACGGTCGGCCCCAGGGCACCGGGCTGCGCCCCCGCCCTGGACACCGGCGTCCGGACGGCGCTCCCGCCGCGCCCGGTGGACGAGGACGGGGACGCGGTCATCGTGTTCACCTCGGGCACCACCTCACGGCCCCGCGCGGTGGTGCACACCCGTTCCTCGCTCGCCGCCGGGATGGCGACGGTCGCCGGGCTCGTCCGCCCCGAGGCCGGCCGGCCCGTCCTCGGCGGCACCTTCTTCGTCCTCGTGCCGTCCCTCGCGAGCGGCGCGCCGGTCGCACTGCCCGCCCGTTCCCCCCGCGCCCTGTGCCGGCAACTGCGCCGGCTCGCCCCGCAGGCCACCTACCTGACACCGCCTCAGCTGCGGCGGGTGCTGGGGGAGGGCGGACGGTTCACGGGACGTGTGTGGACGGGGTCGGCGCCGGCCGGCGCCGGCCTGCTCACCCGCGTCAAACGGGCGGGCGCCGACGAGGCGTGGGGCGTGTACGCCCTCACCGAGCTCTTCCCCGCCGCGGCGGTCGAGCAGGCCGACAAGGCGTCCTTCACCGGCGACGGGGATCTCGTCGGAGAACCCCTGCCGGGAGTGACGGCCATGACGGACGCGGCGGGCGAACTGCTGCTGTCCGGCCCGGCCGCCCGCGACCGCTACCTGGGCGAGAGCCCCGACCCCTGGGTCGCCACCGGAGACCGGGCCCGCCTCGACACCGGCCGGATCGTGCTGGAGGGCCGCAGCAAGGACATGGTGCTGCGGCGCGCCGAGAACATCTACCCGGGGCTGTACGAACCCGCCCTGCACACGCCGGGCGTGGAACTCGCCCTGCTCGTCGGCGTACCGGCCGGTGACGGCGACGAACGGCTGGTCGCCGTCGTGCAGCCGGTCCCGGGGGCCGACCGCGCCGCGCTGCGGGCCGGTCTGGCCGGTCCGCTGAGCCGGATGGGAACGGCCAGGCCGGACGCCGTGCTCCTGGCGGACATCCCGCTGTCCGGCCGCTCCCTGAAGCCCGACCGGGCCGCCACCGCACGCCTCGCCGCCGCACGCCTCGCCTCCCGAGGGCCTGCCTCCCGAGGGCCTGCCTCCGGACGCCTC
This DNA window, taken from Streptomyces nitrosporeus, encodes the following:
- a CDS encoding class I adenylate-forming enzyme family protein, with amino-acid sequence MLDTLARSLRAHPDRPAVLRGTRTGGVRTAATRGDLADLTDRYAAALHARGITRGSTVGVAVRPGPRALAVMLALYRLGARAAVLDPGAGPDVLRARFALARPDAVLADATAQAVAGWARPLARRAHLALPDLTELGPVLTVGPRAPGCAPALDTGVRTALPPRPVDEDGDAVIVFTSGTTSRPRAVVHTRSSLAAGMATVAGLVRPEAGRPVLGGTFFVLVPSLASGAPVALPARSPRALCRQLRRLAPQATYLTPPQLRRVLGEGGRFTGRVWTGSAPAGAGLLTRVKRAGADEAWGVYALTELFPAAAVEQADKASFTGDGDLVGEPLPGVTAMTDAAGELLLSGPAARDRYLGESPDPWVATGDRARLDTGRIVLEGRSKDMVLRRAENIYPGLYEPALHTPGVELALLVGVPAGDGDERLVAVVQPVPGADRAALRAGLAGPLSRMGTARPDAVLLADIPLSGRSLKPDRAATARLAAARLASRGPASRGPASGRLAFGRLASGRPRPPGGGQGTEGSGG